GGCGTAAAGTTCGAAACCTACGCCTCACTTCGTATTCGTGGAGCTATACTTGACCAAATTCGTAAAATGGACTGGATTCCGAGAAGCATCAGACAAAAGCAACGTAAGATAGATTTAGCATATCAGAGTTTAGAAGCAAAGTATGGACGAGCAGCCAATGATGAAGAAGTTGCTCTTGAATTGGATATCTCTGTTGAGGAACTTGAGAATTGGCAATATCAGACCAAGGTAACCAACGTGGTTTCTTTGGATGAATTTATGGATCAGGGGACGGAAGGAAAGGTTGAGCAAAATCTGACTGCGGAATATGATCAGCCAGATAAAATAGTTGAGAAACAGGAGTTAAAGGAAATATTAATAAAGACACTGGAAACCTTAACCGAGAAAGAAAAGAAAGTGATTATACTTTATTATTACGAAGAATTAACTTTAAAGGAAATTAGCCAAATTCTGGAAGTTTCGGAGTCGCGAATTTCCCAATTACATACAAAAGCGCTACAGAAAATGAAAATGAAACTTGGCAGTAATATCGAACTTTTGACTAGTTATTAATCATCATACAATCTGATACAAATCAATATCCATTGCGAGGGTAATGGACTATATGATGGGAGGATAAAAATGAATGGTAAGAATGGGTATTTTCAATTAGCAATAAAAACAGATGGAACATACCTTAAAATCTTTCCGGCAGAAGCAGGAGGCAAGTCGGTATTATTTGAGGATATCAGTACCTATCTGATTGACATGAAAATATATGAATACGACAAAATCGCTATTAGTAAAGCACTAGCCGAAGGGAAAAAGGAGACGGAATTACGACTCACAACGGTTGCTCTTTCTCCGGTTGATGAGCGTATCAGAGTAATTATAGATGATGACCGTATGGCAGCAAAAGCAAGGTTTTACCCGCCGACAGAGAAAGGAAAG
The nucleotide sequence above comes from Variimorphobacter saccharofermentans. Encoded proteins:
- a CDS encoding FliA/WhiG family RNA polymerase sigma factor, encoding MNTDYKQKLWEEYSKKRTPELQEKIIIEYAGLVKLVAGRLSMYLGYNVEYDDLVGYGTFGLIDAIDKFDYNKGVKFETYASLRIRGAILDQIRKMDWIPRSIRQKQRKIDLAYQSLEAKYGRAANDEEVALELDISVEELENWQYQTKVTNVVSLDEFMDQGTEGKVEQNLTAEYDQPDKIVEKQELKEILIKTLETLTEKEKKVIILYYYEELTLKEISQILEVSESRISQLHTKALQKMKMKLGSNIELLTSY